The proteins below come from a single Iocasia fonsfrigidae genomic window:
- a CDS encoding energy-coupling factor transporter transmembrane component T encodes MQKEILRSVEANTYFKLDPRTKLMLMLIINISIFGGAIIYIMLLMAAIPLFLLFVNKKIKPALYCTLAYTLAILINEFLVPVTYGILNIFIVMVSGMLYRMMPGFIMGYYLISTTTVSEFIASMEHMHVPQKIIIPMAVMFRFFPTIGEEARSISNAMRMRRVGFSSGGFFKNPILMLEYRLIPLLMSTVKIGDELSAASLTRGLGGPVKRTNICEIGFGIQDIILSIIAVTTFIGFILL; translated from the coding sequence ATGCAGAAGGAAATTTTACGAAGTGTTGAGGCTAATACTTACTTCAAATTGGATCCAAGAACAAAACTAATGCTGATGTTGATAATCAATATTAGTATTTTTGGAGGGGCTATTATCTATATTATGCTGCTTATGGCAGCAATTCCTTTGTTTCTTTTATTTGTGAATAAAAAAATAAAGCCGGCTTTATATTGTACCCTTGCATATACTCTTGCTATTTTAATTAATGAATTTCTTGTTCCAGTTACCTATGGGATCCTGAATATTTTCATTGTAATGGTTTCAGGTATGCTATATCGGATGATGCCTGGATTTATTATGGGATATTATCTTATAAGCACGACAACAGTAAGTGAATTTATAGCATCAATGGAGCATATGCATGTACCACAGAAAATAATCATTCCTATGGCGGTTATGTTTCGTTTTTTCCCTACAATTGGGGAGGAGGCCCGTTCTATTAGTAATGCTATGCGAATGAGAAGAGTAGGTTTTAGCTCTGGTGGTTTTTTCAAAAACCCTATATTGATGTTAGAGTACAGGTTGATTCCTCTGTTGATGTCAACAGTTAAAATTGGAGATGAACTCTCTGCTGCATCATTGACTAGAGGGCTTGGCGGTCCAGTTAAAAGAACAAATATATGTGAAATTGGATTTGGCATTCAGGATATTATATTATCAATAATTGCTGTTACTACATTTATAGGATTTATATTACTTTAA
- a CDS encoding MptD family putative ECF transporter S component translates to MSEKLEVQDLINVGIFTALYFLIMFASGMLGFIPIIFLFFPLYMPIISSIPFMLFLTKVKKFGMVTIMSIILGLLMFATGHTWVPLVATIICGFFADLIFKAGKYQSFKHTVLGYSIFSFWLMGAMLPLWIMRDSYFAYIRESMGKEYANAIFTMTPVWIAYVMVGVIFIAGIIGAFFGKAILKKHFKRAGIL, encoded by the coding sequence ATGAGTGAGAAACTGGAAGTGCAAGATTTGATCAATGTCGGTATTTTTACAGCGCTTTATTTTCTTATTATGTTTGCAAGTGGAATGCTTGGTTTTATTCCGATTATATTTCTTTTTTTTCCATTATATATGCCTATCATATCTTCAATTCCATTTATGCTTTTTTTAACAAAGGTTAAAAAATTTGGTATGGTGACAATTATGTCTATTATTTTAGGTCTTTTAATGTTTGCAACTGGACATACATGGGTACCGCTTGTCGCGACAATTATATGTGGATTTTTTGCTGATTTAATTTTCAAGGCTGGTAAATATCAAAGTTTTAAGCATACTGTGTTAGGATATAGTATTTTCAGTTTCTGGTTAATGGGGGCAATGCTTCCTCTGTGGATTATGCGCGACAGTTATTTCGCTTATATTCGGGAGAGTATGGGTAAGGAATATGCAAATGCTATTTTTACCATGACTCCAGTTTGGATCGCCTATGTTATGGTTGGAGTAATATTTATTGCTGGCATAATAGGGGCTTTTTTTGGTAAAGCAATTCTAAAAAAACATTTTAAGAGGGCAGGAATTTTGTGA
- a CDS encoding MMPL family transporter: protein MQGGDELDKWVDYNYKKLRIRVEISKFRQKELLAEHQRIEELGKELFPEAKVFISGSGAKYTDMSYKVSIGQVKAFLIALIVIAFLMMLVFGSVKVGLIGLIPNISPVLAVGGVMGIFSIPFDMITATLMPMIMGLAVDDTIHFINHAKYEYQQRGDYVLSIEHTFRVVGKSLFMTSLVLIFNFAAYLSSIAKLYIHFGVLAGVGILAALLADYFVTPVCLNMIKPFDKKYEKIIDESKDFL from the coding sequence ATGCAGGGGGGGGATGAGTTAGACAAGTGGGTTGACTATAATTATAAAAAGTTACGGATCAGGGTTGAAATCTCTAAATTTCGGCAAAAAGAACTATTAGCTGAACACCAGAGAATAGAAGAATTAGGAAAAGAACTTTTTCCTGAGGCCAAGGTATTTATTAGTGGTTCTGGTGCTAAATATACTGATATGAGTTATAAGGTTTCGATAGGACAGGTAAAGGCCTTTTTAATTGCTTTAATAGTAATAGCTTTCTTAATGATGCTTGTCTTTGGCAGTGTTAAAGTTGGTTTGATAGGGCTTATTCCCAATATTTCACCGGTTTTAGCTGTTGGGGGTGTCATGGGTATTTTTAGTATACCTTTTGATATGATTACAGCGACACTTATGCCGATGATAATGGGGCTAGCAGTTGATGATACAATCCACTTTATTAATCATGCTAAATATGAGTATCAACAGAGAGGGGACTATGTTTTGTCTATCGAACATACCTTTAGAGTAGTTGGTAAATCCCTATTTATGACCTCTCTGGTATTGATTTTTAATTTTGCAGCCTATTTAAGCTCTATTGCAAAATTATATATTCACTTTGGAGTTTTAGCCGGTGTGGGTATTCTGGCAGCACTCCTGGCGGATTATTTTGTAACCCCAGTGTGTTTAAATATGATTAAACCCTTTGATAAGAAATATGAAAAAATAATTGATGAGTCAAAGGATTTTTTATAA
- a CDS encoding efflux RND transporter permease subunit, protein MDLEKINARFRLLGKKVIKYRYLVLIIFAIFVGFSFMGLKGIEKDSSNDAWYFDDDPVIVLEDRFEKMFGNTDICAVHIQVDNVFKKENLAKVRELTYELEHEVPMVDEVTSITDFEFVTGTDWGIDVGDLIPEEIPADKETLEGLKQKALAKKTLYNRLVSDDAKETWVLVELRKDPDNWRKNKDYLTYLQNKAKEYPKLYQGFNLSSEPVAPNYITGKIANRIARQDKYQSLNPKTTGTACMTVDKRDFFLKETPGLMKLGLIISIILLGVFLRSFRGVVFPIVIAIGAMVITLGIEGYFKTTVQPSVLPMPLFLGLAVAVGYSIHLFNFFKKEFLRTGKRKEAVITAIEKTGWPLLFTALTTICALMSFAFIKIKVLNWMGYTTALIVALTYLLTVLVFAIVLSFGRDRKSSHKLVEEEGSGLEGKLAALGKWILKNTMPIISVSIILTLIFVYGLTKTEVDFDNERTMGRKVPFVDRMISVGETKIGSMINYDIGIEFTEDNVVKDPEFLQRLDSFVQEIEGFSLTKRTTSILNILKDLNQVLNEDNPAYYKIPETRPMIAQTLLLYENAGGG, encoded by the coding sequence ATGGATTTAGAGAAGATCAATGCGAGATTTAGATTATTAGGGAAGAAAGTAATTAAATATCGTTATTTAGTCTTAATTATATTTGCTATTTTTGTGGGTTTTAGCTTTATGGGATTAAAAGGGATAGAAAAAGATTCATCTAATGATGCCTGGTATTTCGATGATGATCCAGTAATAGTATTAGAGGATAGATTTGAGAAGATGTTTGGCAATACAGATATATGTGCAGTACATATTCAGGTTGATAATGTTTTCAAGAAGGAAAATCTAGCAAAAGTAAGGGAGTTAACATATGAATTAGAACATGAAGTTCCTATGGTAGATGAGGTTACTTCGATTACAGACTTTGAATTTGTGACAGGAACAGACTGGGGTATAGATGTAGGAGACCTTATTCCTGAAGAGATACCAGCTGATAAGGAGACGTTAGAGGGATTAAAGCAAAAAGCCTTAGCTAAAAAAACACTTTATAATAGACTGGTATCTGATGATGCTAAAGAGACATGGGTTCTAGTTGAATTAAGGAAAGATCCAGATAATTGGCGAAAAAATAAAGATTATTTGACTTATTTACAGAATAAAGCTAAAGAATATCCCAAACTATATCAAGGATTTAATCTATCGTCAGAGCCGGTTGCTCCTAATTATATTACGGGAAAGATAGCAAATAGGATTGCCCGGCAAGATAAGTATCAGAGCTTAAATCCCAAAACCACAGGGACAGCCTGTATGACGGTAGATAAGAGGGATTTTTTTCTCAAAGAGACCCCGGGATTGATGAAATTGGGGCTAATTATTTCTATAATTCTATTGGGGGTATTTTTACGCTCTTTTAGGGGGGTGGTTTTCCCAATTGTCATAGCTATAGGAGCAATGGTTATTACCTTAGGGATTGAAGGATATTTTAAGACAACAGTCCAGCCTTCGGTTCTCCCTATGCCTTTATTTTTAGGTTTAGCTGTGGCAGTCGGTTATTCAATCCACCTCTTTAACTTTTTTAAAAAAGAGTTCTTAAGGACAGGGAAAAGGAAAGAAGCAGTAATAACTGCCATAGAAAAGACAGGCTGGCCGCTTTTATTTACAGCCTTAACAACGATCTGTGCCTTAATGTCTTTTGCCTTTATTAAGATAAAGGTATTAAATTGGATGGGTTATACTACTGCCTTAATAGTAGCCCTTACCTATTTATTGACTGTTTTAGTTTTCGCTATTGTTTTGAGTTTTGGTAGAGATAGAAAATCTTCTCATAAATTAGTCGAAGAGGAGGGTAGTGGTTTAGAAGGCAAATTAGCTGCTTTGGGCAAATGGATTTTGAAGAATACTATGCCAATAATTTCTGTTTCTATTATTCTAACTCTAATATTTGTCTATGGACTAACAAAAACAGAAGTGGATTTTGATAATGAAAGGACAATGGGGAGAAAGGTTCCTTTTGTAGATAGGATGATAAGTGTAGGAGAAACGAAAATTGGCTCTATGATTAATTATGATATTGGGATTGAATTTACAGAGGATAATGTAGTTAAAGACCCGGAATTTTTACAGAGATTAGATAGTTTTGTTCAAGAGATTGAAGGATTTTCTTTGACTAAAAGGACTACTTCTATTTTAAATATCTTAAAAGACCTAAATCAGGTCTTAAATGAGGATAATCCTGCATATTACAAAATACCAGAGACAAGACCAATGATAGCCCAGACCTTACTTTTGTATGAAAATGCAGGGGGGGGATGA
- a CDS encoding DUF1302 family protein produces the protein MRKPLVFSLLIIVFLIFAVNNVLAQGLQFDGFLESYYSIKLKDDHDFIGERSRFRLNLRNSSDNMYMFASLNGVSNGIIEDDELEVEIHEAYLEYTQPLWDVKIGRQIYSWGKADGVRITDVLSPCDYSEFITRDFDEIRIPVDSVKYRYLFPMADLELVWIPTFTEPVYPGDEDNPWYVEKGIKVNSAEEVENELGNSELAARLSFYLNGIDFSFSTAYLWDDEATYHKTGATFTPEYHRLRFYGLDLSKPVNDFVIRFESAYYQGKYFSADNNCGLLERDYVHSLAGLDWYPGNNWTVTTQLTNKYIFDYEDEIEEDESQTILILNLSKKFYRETLELANMVYYETDERDGFNRISLDYAVNDNLHFLTGIDYFFGDEGEFANYDDNDSLWVKVKYDF, from the coding sequence ATGAGAAAACCGCTAGTATTTTCTTTATTAATTATAGTGTTTTTAATTTTTGCAGTTAATAATGTTTTAGCTCAGGGACTCCAATTTGATGGTTTTTTAGAAAGCTATTATTCGATAAAATTAAAAGACGATCATGATTTTATTGGTGAACGTTCAAGGTTTAGATTAAATCTTAGGAATAGTAGTGATAATATGTATATGTTTGCCTCTTTAAATGGGGTTAGTAATGGAATAATAGAAGATGATGAGTTAGAAGTAGAGATCCATGAAGCCTATCTTGAATATACCCAGCCCCTGTGGGATGTAAAAATTGGCAGACAGATCTATAGCTGGGGGAAGGCAGATGGAGTAAGGATAACGGATGTGCTTTCACCCTGTGACTATAGTGAATTTATTACCAGGGATTTTGATGAGATAAGGATACCGGTAGATTCAGTAAAATACAGATATTTGTTTCCTATGGCTGATTTAGAGTTAGTCTGGATTCCTACCTTTACAGAGCCAGTATACCCTGGGGATGAGGATAATCCCTGGTATGTGGAAAAAGGTATTAAGGTAAATTCAGCAGAAGAGGTTGAAAATGAGTTAGGGAATAGTGAACTGGCAGCAAGATTGTCTTTTTATCTAAACGGAATAGACTTTTCCTTTTCAACAGCCTATTTATGGGATGATGAAGCTACCTATCATAAAACAGGTGCTACCTTTACACCAGAATACCATCGTTTAAGATTCTACGGTCTTGATTTATCAAAACCAGTAAATGATTTTGTAATCAGGTTTGAGTCAGCCTATTATCAGGGCAAATATTTTTCTGCTGATAATAATTGTGGACTATTGGAAAGGGATTATGTTCATTCTTTAGCAGGTTTAGACTGGTATCCTGGAAACAACTGGACAGTAACTACCCAGCTTACCAATAAATATATCTTTGATTATGAAGATGAAATAGAAGAAGATGAGAGTCAGACTATCCTGATATTAAATCTAAGCAAGAAGTTCTATAGAGAGACCCTTGAACTTGCTAATATGGTTTATTATGAAACCGATGAGAGGGATGGTTTTAATAGAATTTCTTTAGATTATGCAGTAAATGACAACCTTCATTTCTTAACAGGGATAGATTATTTCTTTGGGGATGAAGGGGAGTTTGCAAACTATGATGATAATGATTCATTATGGGTAAAGGTTAAATATGATTTTTAG
- a CDS encoding outer membrane lipoprotein-sorting protein produces MLIIANFTQASGLTGRDIMVKVDNRDDGDTRKAKMVMTLINNVGDKRIREVVSYQKDYGKDTKAIMIFESPGDVKGTGYLSWEYDDEDKEDNRWLYMPALRKIRRISGSSNDDYFMGTDFTYDDMGDRNVDEDEHTLLREEELNGYQCWVIQSIPKEIDEGDYTKKISWIRQDIAMAIKTDYYNEYGLLKTYQAKDIVEIDGIWTPKQRLMVNKQDEHQTIIDMTELKFNVAMDDNLFRTSMLKRGNIRY; encoded by the coding sequence ATGTTAATAATAGCTAATTTTACCCAGGCTTCAGGTCTGACAGGGAGAGATATTATGGTGAAGGTTGATAATAGGGATGATGGTGATACAAGGAAGGCAAAAATGGTAATGACCTTAATCAATAATGTAGGTGATAAGCGGATAAGAGAGGTAGTAAGTTATCAGAAAGACTATGGGAAAGACACTAAAGCAATTATGATCTTTGAAAGCCCGGGAGATGTGAAGGGTACAGGTTATTTAAGCTGGGAGTATGATGACGAGGATAAGGAAGATAATAGATGGCTTTATATGCCTGCTTTACGAAAAATAAGGAGAATCAGTGGGAGTTCCAATGATGACTATTTTATGGGAACAGATTTCACCTATGATGATATGGGAGACAGGAATGTAGATGAAGATGAGCATACCTTATTGCGAGAAGAAGAGCTAAATGGGTATCAATGCTGGGTTATTCAATCAATTCCTAAAGAAATTGATGAAGGGGATTATACCAAGAAGATATCCTGGATAAGACAGGATATAGCTATGGCAATAAAGACTGACTACTATAACGAATATGGTTTACTAAAAACCTACCAGGCTAAAGATATTGTCGAGATAGATGGGATCTGGACCCCTAAACAAAGGTTAATGGTTAACAAACAGGATGAACACCAGACTATTATAGATATGACAGAACTTAAATTTAATGTAGCAATGGATGATAATCTATTTAGGACCTCAATGTTAAAACGGGGGAATATCAGATATTAG
- a CDS encoding TetR/AcrR family transcriptional regulator: protein MQVLKEEVRERIYSAAVEEFYENNYNSAKMKDIARRANIPTGLIYSYYKNKEDLFAGIARPVFQKLKEFIKGKKDRDQGGERIFDVFEEIEIDFIMNLFQERKQLIILVDKSEGTEFEGAKEEIVNLLEIHIREGLAGKIKGIEDDYKDFFYHILADNFTGRMFEIFRHFEDLNKARKMIELIARQHFYGVYDFVK from the coding sequence GTGCAAGTATTAAAAGAAGAAGTAAGGGAAAGGATATACTCAGCAGCTGTAGAAGAGTTCTATGAAAATAATTATAATTCTGCTAAGATGAAAGATATTGCCAGGAGAGCAAATATTCCTACAGGATTAATTTATTCATATTATAAGAACAAAGAGGATCTTTTTGCAGGAATTGCCCGGCCTGTTTTTCAAAAACTAAAGGAATTCATCAAAGGCAAAAAAGACAGGGATCAAGGAGGAGAAAGGATTTTTGATGTCTTTGAGGAGATAGAGATTGATTTTATTATGAATCTCTTTCAGGAAAGAAAACAGTTAATAATCCTAGTAGATAAGAGTGAGGGTACAGAATTTGAAGGCGCTAAAGAAGAGATTGTTAATTTATTAGAAATACATATCAGGGAGGGATTAGCTGGTAAAATCAAAGGTATTGAAGATGATTATAAAGATTTTTTTTATCATATCCTTGCTGATAACTTTACGGGAAGAATGTTTGAGATTTTTCGTCATTTTGAAGATCTTAATAAAGCTAGAAAGATGATTGAATTAATTGCTAGACAGCATTTCTATGGTGTTTATGATTTTGTTAAGTGA
- a CDS encoding DUF2023 family protein: MRVFYHHLYEFKKGLRNLILHTTKSSNQELIERNLKKKYIPYIIYNVSRDKINVFFGNKHCIEVIKQIGKSNLKNYTDEEDFILGIMLGYDRVEQCKRYMKRKIDTGAVDELVG; this comes from the coding sequence ATGAGAGTTTTTTATCACCATTTATATGAATTTAAAAAAGGCTTAAGAAACCTAATACTGCATACGACCAAAAGTAGTAACCAGGAACTTATTGAAAGGAATCTAAAAAAGAAATACATCCCCTATATTATTTATAATGTGAGCAGAGATAAAATTAATGTCTTTTTTGGTAATAAACACTGTATAGAGGTTATTAAACAGATAGGCAAAAGCAACTTGAAAAACTATACAGATGAAGAGGATTTTATACTGGGAATAATGCTTGGCTATGATCGTGTGGAACAATGTAAGCGCTATATGAAAAGGAAAATAGATACTGGTGCGGTAGATGAGTTAGTAGGCTAG
- a CDS encoding flavodoxin → MKEIGIFYGSTMGETEEAAEMIADVIGKDKAEVYNVGSVTVDEVEKYDKLIFGSSTWGLGELQDDWDTFIEKLKTLDLSNKKVALFGLGDQAMYSDTFVDAMGIIYDVVKEKGAEVIGGVLADDYDFNHSEALINDAFVGLPLDNNSQGDLTEERIRNWVDDLLKAF, encoded by the coding sequence ATGAAAGAAATCGGAATTTTTTATGGTAGTACAATGGGTGAGACCGAAGAGGCTGCAGAGATGATAGCTGATGTGATTGGAAAAGATAAGGCAGAGGTTTATAATGTTGGCTCAGTTACTGTAGATGAGGTTGAGAAATATGATAAATTAATCTTTGGTTCATCCACTTGGGGACTTGGTGAGCTACAGGATGATTGGGATACCTTTATTGAAAAACTTAAAACACTGGATTTAAGTAATAAAAAGGTGGCTTTATTTGGTTTAGGTGACCAGGCAATGTATTCAGATACCTTTGTAGATGCTATGGGGATAATATATGATGTTGTCAAGGAAAAAGGGGCAGAAGTAATAGGAGGGGTTTTGGCGGATGACTATGATTTTAATCACTCTGAGGCTTTAATTAATGATGCATTTGTTGGTCTTCCTTTGGATAATAATAGTCAGGGTGATTTGACAGAAGAGAGGATTAGAAACTGGGTAGATGATTTATTAAAAGCATTTTAA
- a CDS encoding DUF2325 domain-containing protein, with amino-acid sequence MSLMIIGADNLGSIEENVRDIGFTEIIHLSGRSKSAFRNFQLPVDIDMVLVLTDYIHHTAMKKVKREAKDKKVDVIYARRSWAAIYKKLERRQVLNCI; translated from the coding sequence ATGTCTTTAATGATTATAGGTGCTGATAATTTAGGTAGTATTGAGGAGAATGTTAGGGATATTGGTTTTACTGAGATAATACATTTATCCGGTAGAAGCAAGAGTGCCTTTCGTAATTTTCAGCTCCCTGTAGATATAGATATGGTCTTAGTTTTGACTGATTATATTCACCATACAGCAATGAAAAAAGTTAAAAGAGAGGCTAAAGACAAAAAAGTAGATGTTATTTATGCCAGGAGGAGTTGGGCTGCTATATATAAGAAATTAGAGAGGAGGCAGGTGTTAAATTGCATATAA
- a CDS encoding Fur family transcriptional regulator, producing MSEIISLVNELERKNIKVTQQRRIILGILNNNKGEHLSARDIYTLGKDIDDSIGLSTVYRTLNLLRDVGIIAEYHFDKEFAKYELSCQKEQDIHHHLICKNCGKIIEVENYLPGHFKDEIYDKNQFICQEFSLKVSGLCKECQQLFSEEKTS from the coding sequence GTGAGTGAGATAATATCTCTTGTAAATGAATTAGAGAGAAAAAATATAAAAGTAACCCAGCAGAGAAGGATTATCCTGGGGATTTTAAATAATAATAAGGGTGAACACCTTTCAGCCCGTGATATATATACTTTAGGTAAAGATATTGATGATTCAATAGGTCTTTCTACGGTCTATAGAACTTTAAATCTATTAAGGGATGTAGGAATAATAGCTGAATATCATTTTGACAAGGAATTTGCTAAATACGAATTAAGCTGTCAAAAAGAGCAGGATATTCATCATCATTTAATATGCAAAAATTGCGGTAAAATAATAGAGGTTGAAAATTACCTTCCTGGTCATTTTAAGGATGAGATATATGATAAAAATCAATTCATCTGTCAGGAATTCAGCCTAAAGGTTTCTGGACTTTGTAAAGAGTGCCAGCAATTATTTTCTGAGGAAAAGACAAGTTGA
- a CDS encoding FeoB-associated Cys-rich membrane protein has product MQNLILIIIAVLCVWYIYRKFKPAKGKSPCGACGCCSMTNEEDDSK; this is encoded by the coding sequence ATGCAAAATCTTATATTGATAATAATTGCTGTTTTGTGTGTCTGGTACATCTATCGCAAATTTAAACCTGCTAAAGGCAAAAGTCCTTGTGGGGCCTGCGGGTGTTGTAGTATGACAAATGAAGAAGATGATTCAAAATAA
- a CDS encoding FeoB small GTPase domain-containing protein produces the protein MKNTGEYIVAVAGQPNSGKSTVFNMLTGARQFIANYPGVTVEKKIGIYNYKDQKIKLVDLPGTYSLTSYSLEERVARNFLIDEKPDLILNIVDASNLERHLNLTFQLLEMGLPMIIALNMIDVSQNRGFKIDLEKLSEELGVSVLPTVAKKGRGKDDLKLLIYDACNNKESYQNDFMIDYGETMENILTELEDKIAADNRFAGHLPRWMAVKLLAGDPEVRTMFSGN, from the coding sequence ATGAAAAACACAGGAGAGTATATTGTGGCAGTAGCTGGTCAACCTAATTCTGGTAAATCAACGGTTTTTAATATGTTAACTGGAGCCAGGCAATTCATTGCCAATTATCCAGGGGTTACAGTGGAAAAAAAGATAGGGATTTATAATTATAAGGATCAAAAAATCAAACTAGTTGATTTACCTGGAACATATAGTTTAACCTCGTATAGTTTAGAGGAAAGGGTTGCCCGGAATTTTTTGATTGATGAGAAACCTGATTTGATTTTAAATATTGTTGATGCCTCAAATCTGGAACGTCATTTAAATTTGACTTTTCAATTATTGGAAATGGGTCTTCCGATGATTATAGCCTTAAATATGATCGATGTTTCCCAAAATAGGGGTTTTAAAATTGATCTTGAGAAACTTAGTGAAGAATTAGGGGTTTCAGTCCTTCCTACAGTGGCAAAAAAAGGTAGAGGTAAGGATGACTTAAAACTGCTTATTTATGATGCCTGTAATAATAAAGAAAGCTATCAAAATGACTTTATGATTGATTATGGTGAGACTATGGAGAATATTTTAACAGAATTAGAGGATAAGATTGCTGCAGATAACCGATTTGCTGGTCATCTACCCAGGTGGATGGCAGTTAAATTGCTGGCTGGAGACCCCGAGGTTCGTACTATGTTTAGTGGAAATTGA
- a CDS encoding FeoA family protein: MSMVENKTMNLDKLKPGQECKLIDVHLTGANGQRLMDMGFMPGVKIKVLRNAPLTDPVELEIRGYNVSIRHAEARYIEVSL, from the coding sequence ATGTCTATGGTTGAAAATAAAACAATGAATTTAGATAAGTTAAAACCAGGTCAGGAGTGTAAGCTGATTGATGTACATTTAACCGGGGCTAATGGACAGCGCTTAATGGATATGGGTTTTATGCCTGGTGTTAAAATAAAGGTGTTGCGTAATGCCCCATTGACAGACCCGGTAGAGCTTGAAATCAGAGGATATAATGTAAGTATTCGTCATGCTGAAGCCAGGTATATAGAGGTGAGTCTTTGA